One genomic segment of Tissierellales bacterium includes these proteins:
- a CDS encoding VTT domain-containing protein, translating into MKNVNNKKKVLKVAIMLTFIGVLLYLIFSFDIYNKEGLENFFKTAGANRNFSLFFFIITTILVIFFVPISWFSALGAFFFGMKGFIYVIAAGMIGATVSFYIARIFQYDVMKFVNRLYYRKKRKVSLEEVSAKIEQYGIGYVFFIRSMPFIPFSIANFVSGVTTINVKDYLLGTLMGLGPGQLATTYFFTKAVNIKDDPLGAIIAALIKGGYVVLVLLLYRKSKYKTKE; encoded by the coding sequence ATGAAAAATGTCAATAATAAGAAAAAAGTACTTAAAGTAGCTATAATGTTAACATTTATTGGAGTTTTACTTTATTTAATATTTAGTTTTGATATTTATAATAAAGAAGGGTTAGAAAATTTTTTTAAGACAGCAGGGGCAAATAGGAATTTTTCCTTATTCTTTTTTATTATAACTACTATTTTAGTAATATTTTTCGTTCCTATTTCTTGGTTTTCTGCCTTAGGAGCTTTTTTCTTTGGTATGAAAGGATTTATTTATGTTATAGCTGCAGGAATGATAGGAGCGACAGTTAGTTTTTATATAGCTAGAATATTTCAATATGATGTTATGAAATTTGTAAATAGACTTTATTATAGAAAGAAAAGAAAGGTTAGTTTAGAAGAAGTATCTGCTAAAATAGAACAATATGGTATAGGTTATGTTTTTTTTATAAGGAGTATGCCTTTTATTCCCTTTAGTATAGCCAACTTTGTATCTGGAGTTACAACTATAAATGTGAAAGATTATTTATTAGGAACTTTAATGGGATTAGGACCTGGTCAGTTGGCTACTACCTACTTTTTTACGAAAGCTGTAAATATTAAAGATGATCCATTGGGAGCTATAATAGCAGCTTTAATAAAAGGTGGTTATGTGGTATTAGTCCTATTATTATATAGAAAAAGTAAATATAAAACAAAAGAGTAA
- a CDS encoding DUF5317 domain-containing protein, which yields MFIEVIILSIIVGLIRGGKFTRLIKVDFKRVWILIFAFVFQYFLVFINSTEEIQMMGKLYNYLKQLIILSYILLFIGIFANIKYRSLWLVLSGTVLNFFAVVVNHWKIPILKEGFKLVGLKDMYTMLEGGNLPLYTAISDATKYPVLGKIIAISKPYPFPNIISIGDLLMCFGLYTLIQEIMLSEGAQEKSTLRFSSSNWR from the coding sequence GTGTTTATCGAAGTAATAATATTATCAATAATTGTAGGATTAATTAGAGGGGGTAAATTTACTAGATTAATAAAAGTAGATTTTAAAAGAGTGTGGATACTAATTTTTGCTTTTGTATTCCAATATTTTCTGGTATTCATAAATAGTACAGAAGAAATTCAGATGATGGGAAAACTTTATAATTATTTAAAGCAATTAATTATTTTATCCTACATATTGTTATTTATCGGGATATTTGCAAATATCAAGTATAGGTCTTTATGGCTGGTGCTAAGTGGAACAGTTTTAAATTTTTTTGCAGTGGTTGTAAATCATTGGAAAATACCAATTTTAAAGGAAGGATTTAAATTAGTAGGCTTAAAAGATATGTATACTATGCTTGAGGGAGGGAATCTTCCTTTATATACAGCTATTTCTGATGCTACAAAATATCCTGTATTAGGGAAGATTATAGCAATTTCTAAGCCTTATCCATTTCCTAATATAATAAGTATAGGTGATCTATTAATGTGTTTTGGTTTGTACACTCTTATTCAAGAAATAATGTTATCAGAAGGGGCACAGGAAAAAAGTACTCTCAGATTCAGCTCTAGTAATTGGCGATAA
- the raiA gene encoding ribosome-associated translation inhibitor RaiA — MLLTFTGINMEVTDALKEMTEKKFGKLDKYFEEDIKADVTFSVEKERQILEVTINLPGTILRAEEATDDMYNTIDKVVEILEAQIRKYKTKLQKRYKNGRTIRFENIAPLAKEEEEKDEKPKVVRTKRFDMKPMNVEEAILQMELLRHNFFLFLNAETDDLNVLYKRKDGNYGLIEPEL; from the coding sequence ATGTTATTAACTTTTACTGGGATAAATATGGAAGTAACAGATGCTTTAAAGGAAATGACTGAAAAAAAATTTGGAAAATTAGATAAGTATTTTGAGGAAGATATTAAGGCCGATGTAACCTTTAGTGTAGAAAAGGAAAGGCAAATTTTAGAAGTAACCATAAACCTACCTGGAACTATTCTTCGTGCTGAAGAAGCTACTGACGATATGTATAATACAATTGATAAAGTAGTAGAAATACTAGAAGCACAAATTAGGAAATATAAAACTAAGCTTCAAAAGAGATACAAAAATGGAAGAACTATAAGATTTGAAAATATTGCTCCCTTAGCAAAGGAAGAAGAGGAAAAAGATGAAAAACCTAAAGTTGTAAGAACAAAAAGATTTGATATGAAACCAATGAATGTAGAGGAAGCAATACTTCAAATGGAGTTGTTAAGACACAATTTTTTCTTGTTTCTAAATGCAGAAACAGATGATCTAAATGTTTTATACAAAAGAAAAGATGGAAATTATGGGTTGATAGAACCAGAGCTTTAA
- the secA gene encoding preprotein translocase subunit SecA: protein MKSLFEKIFSNYSDRELKKIEPIVDEIEALENSMKGLSDEELKNKTDEFKNRLNSGETVNDLLPEAFAVVREASDRVLGMRHFKVQLYGGIVLHQGRISEMKTGEGKTLVATLPAYLNGLTGKGVHIVTVNDYLAKRDREWMGKIYEFLGLTVGTIVHGMNNKERKEAYNCDIVYGTNNEFGFDYLRDNMVIYKDEKVQNNLNYVIVDEVDSILIDEARTPLIISGAGDKSTDLYFVADNFIKTLEGRIIKPNEEDSDPFNREIKEEVVDYLVDEKARTCTLTSKGTKKAESFFKIENLADPDNMEIAHHINQALKARYIMKKDIDYVVKDRQIIIVDEFTGRLMYGRRYSDGLHQAIEAKEGLDVRGESKTLATITFQNYFRMYEKIAGMTGTAKTEEAEFKEIYGMDVVEIPTNEPVIRIDYPDVVYKMEEGKFNEVVKEIKERHKTGQPILVGTINIEKSELLSKRLKREGIPHQVLNAKYHEKEADIVAQAGRMGAVTIATNMAGRGTDIVLGGNPEYLSKAALKRKGYDDEIIAFVDSSLEIDNEEIIEARKVYEKLYKKFEKETEKEHEEVINAGGLHIIGTERHESRRIDNQLRGRAGRQGDPGSSRFYISFEDDLIRIFGGQRTVEMVNKLGMPDDQPLEHKLLTRTIENAQRKVEGNNFAIRKHVLQYDDVMNKQREVIYGERKKVLEGENLKENIISMIKNIILNTIETYTQGSIYPEEWNLEGIKNHLEAIFLPKGFFEDLDILKLDKETLKEKLFRIALDKYEEKEREIGEERFREIERVVLLQVVDRKWMDHIDAMDQLRQGIGLRAYGQEDPVRAYQVEGFDMFEEMNVSIQEDTVKLLFNVESPDKMERKRMAKPISTNIQKGKGKQKQKPIVKGRKIGRNEPCPCGSGKKYKKCCGR from the coding sequence ATGAAATCTTTATTTGAAAAAATATTTAGTAACTATAGTGACAGGGAACTAAAAAAAATAGAGCCAATAGTTGATGAGATAGAAGCCTTAGAAAATAGTATGAAGGGGCTTTCAGATGAAGAATTAAAGAATAAAACCGATGAATTTAAAAATCGACTTAATAGTGGTGAAACTGTTAATGATTTACTGCCAGAGGCTTTTGCTGTTGTAAGGGAAGCCTCTGATAGAGTATTAGGCATGAGACATTTTAAGGTTCAACTTTATGGTGGTATAGTACTTCACCAAGGTAGAATCTCAGAAATGAAAACGGGTGAAGGTAAGACTTTGGTAGCAACTTTACCTGCTTATTTAAATGGTTTAACTGGTAAAGGAGTCCATATTGTAACTGTAAATGATTATCTAGCAAAAAGAGATAGAGAATGGATGGGAAAGATTTATGAATTTTTAGGTTTAACTGTAGGAACTATAGTTCATGGTATGAATAACAAAGAAAGAAAAGAAGCTTATAACTGTGATATAGTTTATGGGACTAACAATGAATTTGGTTTTGATTATTTAAGAGACAATATGGTTATTTACAAAGATGAAAAGGTACAAAATAATTTGAATTATGTCATTGTAGACGAAGTAGACAGTATTCTTATAGATGAGGCTAGAACTCCTTTAATTATTTCCGGTGCTGGAGACAAGTCTACAGATTTATACTTTGTAGCAGATAATTTTATAAAAACTTTAGAAGGTAGAATAATAAAACCTAATGAAGAAGATTCAGACCCTTTTAATAGAGAAATAAAAGAAGAAGTAGTAGATTATTTAGTTGATGAAAAAGCAAGAACTTGTACTTTAACATCAAAGGGAACGAAAAAAGCGGAAAGTTTCTTTAAAATAGAAAACTTAGCTGACCCAGATAATATGGAAATTGCACATCATATTAATCAGGCCTTAAAGGCTAGATATATTATGAAAAAAGATATAGATTACGTTGTAAAAGATAGACAAATTATTATTGTAGATGAATTTACAGGAAGGTTAATGTATGGAAGAAGGTATAGTGATGGACTTCACCAAGCTATAGAGGCTAAGGAAGGTTTAGATGTAAGAGGCGAATCTAAAACATTAGCTACTATTACATTCCAAAATTATTTTAGAATGTATGAAAAAATAGCAGGTATGACTGGTACTGCCAAAACAGAAGAAGCAGAATTTAAAGAAATATATGGTATGGATGTTGTGGAAATTCCTACTAATGAGCCGGTTATTCGTATAGATTATCCGGACGTAGTATATAAAATGGAAGAAGGAAAATTTAATGAAGTTGTAAAAGAAATAAAAGAAAGACATAAAACTGGGCAGCCAATACTTGTAGGTACAATAAATATTGAAAAATCAGAGCTATTAAGTAAAAGACTTAAAAGGGAAGGAATTCCTCATCAAGTTTTAAACGCTAAATATCACGAAAAGGAAGCAGACATTGTAGCTCAAGCTGGAAGAATGGGTGCCGTAACTATTGCTACTAATATGGCTGGTAGAGGTACTGATATAGTTTTAGGTGGAAACCCAGAATATCTATCAAAAGCAGCCTTAAAACGAAAAGGTTATGATGATGAAATAATAGCTTTTGTAGATAGTTCTTTAGAAATAGATAATGAGGAAATAATAGAAGCTAGGAAGGTCTATGAGAAATTATATAAAAAGTTTGAAAAGGAAACAGAGAAGGAACATGAAGAAGTAATTAATGCTGGAGGACTTCATATAATTGGGACTGAAAGACACGAGTCTAGAAGAATAGATAATCAATTAAGAGGTAGAGCAGGAAGACAAGGAGACCCTGGCTCCTCAAGGTTTTATATTTCTTTTGAAGATGATTTAATTAGGATTTTTGGTGGACAACGTACAGTAGAAATGGTAAATAAACTTGGTATGCCCGATGATCAACCTTTAGAGCATAAATTATTAACTAGAACTATTGAAAATGCTCAAAGAAAGGTAGAAGGAAATAACTTTGCTATAAGGAAACATGTTTTGCAATATGATGATGTTATGAATAAGCAAAGAGAAGTAATATATGGAGAAAGAAAGAAAGTTTTAGAAGGGGAAAACTTAAAAGAAAATATTATATCTATGATAAAAAATATCATATTAAATACTATAGAAACATATACCCAAGGAAGTATTTACCCAGAAGAGTGGAATCTAGAAGGGATAAAGAACCATTTGGAAGCTATATTTCTGCCTAAAGGATTTTTTGAGGATTTGGATATTCTAAAATTAGATAAAGAAACTTTAAAAGAAAAACTTTTTAGAATAGCTTTAGACAAATATGAGGAAAAGGAAAGAGAAATTGGAGAAGAAAGATTTAGAGAAATAGAGAGAGTAGTATTATTACAGGTAGTAGATAGAAAGTGGATGGATCATATAGATGCAATGGATCAGCTAAGACAAGGTATCGGTCTTAGAGCCTATGGTCAAGAAGATCCTGTTAGAGCTTATCAAGTAGAAGGTTTTGATATGTTTGAGGAAATGAATGTCTCAATACAAGAAGATACGGTAAAACTATTGTTTAATGTA